A genomic stretch from Bradyrhizobium quebecense includes:
- a CDS encoding peroxiredoxin: MNQSSLTDVDWSKIPAPTDDGGAAHLTGMTIPSVRLRATDDTSVALSALEGRTVVFAYPRTGEPGKIGLVDDWDMIPGARGCTPQTCAFRDLFADLKAAGAAQVFGLSTQSNAYQTEMASRLHLPFPVLSDEALELTHALRLPTMSVAGLTLIKRLALIIDDARITHVFYPVFPPDRNAGDVLEWLQANPRKDESASK; encoded by the coding sequence ATGAACCAGAGCAGCCTCACCGACGTCGACTGGAGCAAGATCCCGGCACCCACCGACGATGGCGGCGCGGCGCATCTGACCGGCATGACGATCCCGTCGGTCAGGCTGCGCGCCACCGACGACACCTCGGTGGCGCTGTCGGCGCTCGAGGGCCGCACCGTGGTGTTCGCCTATCCGCGAACCGGCGAGCCCGGCAAGATCGGGCTGGTCGACGATTGGGACATGATCCCGGGGGCCCGCGGCTGTACGCCGCAGACCTGCGCCTTCCGCGACCTGTTCGCCGACCTGAAGGCGGCCGGTGCCGCCCAGGTGTTCGGGCTGTCGACGCAGAGCAATGCGTACCAGACCGAGATGGCGTCGCGCCTGCACCTGCCGTTCCCGGTGCTGTCCGACGAAGCGCTGGAACTGACGCACGCGCTGAGACTGCCGACGATGTCGGTGGCGGGCCTGACGCTGATCAAGCGGCTAGCGCTCATCATCGACGATGCGCGCATCACGCACGTGTTCTATCCGGTGTTCCCGCCTGACCGGAATGCCGGCGACGTGCTGGAATGGCTGCAGGCCAATCCGCGGAAAGATGAGAGCGCTTCCAAATAA
- the smpB gene encoding SsrA-binding protein SmpB — translation MADKNERPIKVVAENRKARFNYAIEDTVEAGISLTGTEVKSIRSGKSTIAESYADSKNGEIWLINANIPEYLQANRFNHEPKRPRKLLLHRKQINKLLGAVDREGMTLIPLKLYFNERGRAKLLLAVAKGKKLHDKRETEKKRDWGREKGRLMRARG, via the coding sequence GTGGCCGACAAGAACGAACGTCCGATCAAGGTTGTCGCTGAAAACCGAAAGGCCCGCTTCAACTACGCCATCGAGGATACGGTCGAGGCCGGCATTTCGCTGACCGGCACCGAGGTGAAGTCGATCCGCAGCGGCAAGAGCACGATCGCGGAGTCCTATGCGGATTCCAAGAACGGCGAGATATGGCTGATCAACGCCAATATCCCGGAATATCTGCAGGCCAACCGCTTCAACCACGAGCCGAAGCGGCCGCGAAAACTCTTGTTGCATCGCAAGCAGATCAACAAGCTGCTCGGCGCGGTCGACCGCGAGGGCATGACGCTCATTCCGCTGAAGCTGTACTTCAACGAGCGCGGCCGTGCCAAACTGCTGCTCGCGGTCGCCAAGGGCAAGAAGCTGCACGACAAGCGCGAGACCGAGAAGAAGCGCGACTGGGGCCGCGAAAAGGGCCGCCTGATGCGGGCGCGGGGCTAG
- the mscL gene encoding large conductance mechanosensitive channel protein MscL: MLKEFREFAMKGNVVDLAVGVIIGAAFGGIVTSLVGDIIMPIIGAITGGLDFSNYFTGLSKAVTATNLADAKKQGAVLAWGNFLTLTLNFLIIAFVLFIVIRAMNQFKRKDEAKPAEPPKPSDEVVLLTEIRDLLKKG; encoded by the coding sequence ATGCTGAAGGAATTCCGCGAATTCGCCATGAAGGGCAATGTCGTCGACCTCGCCGTCGGCGTCATCATCGGCGCAGCCTTCGGCGGCATCGTCACTTCGCTGGTCGGCGACATCATCATGCCGATCATCGGCGCGATCACGGGCGGACTCGATTTCTCCAACTATTTCACCGGGCTTTCCAAGGCTGTCACCGCAACCAACCTGGCCGACGCCAAGAAGCAGGGCGCGGTGCTGGCCTGGGGCAACTTCCTGACGCTGACGCTGAACTTCCTGATCATCGCCTTCGTGCTGTTCATAGTCATTCGCGCCATGAACCAATTCAAGCGCAAGGATGAGGCCAAGCCCGCCGAGCCGCCGAAGCCGTCCGACGAGGTCGTGCTGCTGACGGAAATCCGCGACCTCCTCAAGAAGGGCTAA
- the dapA gene encoding 4-hydroxy-tetrahydrodipicolinate synthase: MAAKTKFRGSFTALVTPFKNGAVDEAAFRSLVNWQIAEGTHGLVPVGTTGESPTLSHDEHKRVVEWCIEEAKGRVPVIAGAGSNSTKEAIELAEHAEKAGANAVLVVTPYYNKPTQEGMYQHFKAINDAIGIPIIIYNIPPRSVIDMSVDTMARLFELKNIAGVKDATASMVRVSQQRAAMGEDFNQLSGEDATIIGYMAHGGHGCISVTSNVAPRLCSEFQTAWQKGDVTTALKIHDKLMPLHTNLFIESNPAPVKYAMSLLGKLDEKLRLPMVPVSESTRQAVRSAMVHAGLIN; encoded by the coding sequence ATGGCAGCCAAGACAAAATTCCGGGGATCATTCACTGCCTTGGTGACGCCCTTCAAAAACGGCGCGGTGGATGAGGCGGCATTCCGCAGTCTCGTGAACTGGCAGATCGCCGAGGGCACGCACGGCCTGGTGCCGGTTGGCACCACGGGCGAGAGCCCGACGTTGAGCCATGACGAGCACAAGCGCGTGGTCGAGTGGTGCATCGAGGAGGCCAAGGGCCGGGTGCCCGTGATCGCCGGCGCCGGCTCGAATTCGACCAAGGAGGCGATCGAGCTCGCCGAGCACGCGGAGAAGGCCGGCGCCAATGCGGTGCTGGTGGTGACGCCGTACTACAACAAGCCGACCCAGGAAGGCATGTACCAGCACTTCAAGGCGATCAACGATGCGATCGGCATTCCGATCATCATCTACAACATCCCGCCGCGCTCGGTGATCGACATGTCGGTGGACACCATGGCGCGGCTGTTCGAACTGAAGAACATCGCCGGCGTCAAGGACGCGACCGCGAGCATGGTGCGGGTGTCGCAGCAGCGCGCCGCGATGGGCGAGGACTTCAATCAACTGTCGGGCGAGGACGCGACCATCATCGGCTACATGGCGCATGGCGGCCATGGCTGCATCTCGGTGACCTCGAACGTGGCGCCGCGGCTGTGCTCGGAGTTTCAGACCGCCTGGCAGAAGGGCGATGTCACCACGGCGCTGAAAATCCACGACAAGCTGATGCCGTTGCACACCAACCTGTTCATCGAGAGCAATCCGGCGCCGGTGAAGTATGCGATGTCGCTGCTCGGCAAGCTGGACGAGAAGCTGCGCTTGCCGATGGTGCCGGTCTCTGAATCGACCCGCCAGGCCGTCCGCAGCGCCATGGTGCATGCCGGCCTGATCAACTGA
- a CDS encoding lytic transglycosylase domain-containing protein, producing the protein MIRSARAGTLRSTALATSLALVVGLAAITADAWAAEDVPAAKPATQDAASKTAASKNAASKGASKTDASKSGTSKAHASKPADAKNGDTKTSAAKADAAKTTSSKSGAAKTDGARAAPSKTDASKAAASKSSTSKLTTTKPTAAKTTASKPAAPAATGSLPNKPTPIRAAAPALVPATRQHAAPIARKPVLPAAVAATSSTSQSDKEALASVVELLRKRKPADATEAEASISDPVARKLAEWLILRSEDNGASVERYRAFLDANPSWPSQTFLRRRIEASLWDDHRDDSAVWAWFQNESPVSAKGRLALAKVMIGRGDRGNAERLVREAWRNDPMSEDTETTALDLFGSFLTAGDHKARMDTMLYGTDNEAAGIRAARRLGSGYLALAKARIAANRKGSNLRALLEEVPRELSGDTGYLFAKIQLLRREEKFTEAAQLMLSAPKDAARLFNVDEWWVERRLLARKMIDVNEFRTAYLIARDAALPARDIYKTEQEFTSGWIALRFLNDPALAAQHFARIGVGSANPTALARAGYWQGRAAEAAGRGQEARAAYARAAEQSTSYYGQLARAKLGLPQIELNSAPRGRGADRLEIVRAVGLLYEIDARELAIPIFGDMGDNGDPEALAGLGELTARHGDARGMLLMGKAALNRGLPFDHYAYPVNGIPSFRQVGPEVEQSVVYAIARQESAFNPAVVSPAQAYGLMQVTPDAGRYVCKRAGIGFDLNRMKTDPVYNAMLGAAELGGLLEDYRGSYILTFAAYNAGRGSVKKWIERYGDPRDPKVDAVDWVELIPFSETRNYVQRIMENLQVYRARFGGGTRLQIDADLRRGASVE; encoded by the coding sequence GTGATCCGTTCCGCCCGCGCAGGCACTTTGCGATCGACGGCGCTGGCGACGAGCCTGGCGCTGGTCGTCGGCCTTGCCGCCATCACGGCCGACGCATGGGCCGCCGAGGATGTTCCAGCCGCGAAGCCGGCTACCCAGGATGCTGCTTCCAAGACAGCTGCCTCGAAGAATGCGGCTTCCAAGGGCGCTTCCAAGACCGACGCTTCCAAGTCCGGCACCTCGAAGGCACACGCTTCAAAGCCAGCCGACGCCAAGAACGGCGACACCAAGACCAGCGCTGCCAAGGCGGATGCCGCCAAGACGACATCTTCGAAGTCCGGCGCGGCGAAGACCGACGGCGCCAGGGCCGCGCCTTCCAAGACTGACGCTTCGAAGGCCGCCGCGTCAAAGAGCAGCACGTCCAAGCTCACTACGACGAAGCCCACTGCGGCAAAGACCACCGCGTCGAAGCCCGCTGCTCCGGCTGCGACAGGAAGTCTGCCGAACAAGCCGACGCCCATCCGTGCCGCCGCCCCCGCGCTGGTTCCGGCGACCCGCCAGCATGCCGCGCCGATCGCGCGCAAGCCGGTGCTGCCTGCGGCGGTAGCTGCGACATCGTCGACGTCGCAGTCCGACAAGGAAGCGCTCGCGAGCGTCGTCGAGCTGTTGCGCAAGCGCAAGCCGGCGGACGCCACCGAGGCCGAGGCTTCGATCTCCGATCCGGTTGCGCGCAAGCTTGCCGAATGGCTGATCCTGCGCAGCGAGGACAATGGCGCCTCGGTCGAGCGCTACCGCGCCTTCCTTGACGCCAATCCGAGCTGGCCCTCGCAGACCTTCCTGCGCCGCCGCATCGAGGCCTCGCTATGGGATGACCATCGCGACGATTCCGCGGTGTGGGCCTGGTTCCAGAATGAATCGCCGGTCTCGGCCAAGGGCCGGCTCGCGCTTGCCAAGGTGATGATCGGACGCGGCGACCGCGGCAATGCCGAGCGGCTGGTGCGCGAAGCCTGGCGCAACGACCCGATGAGCGAGGACACCGAAACCACTGCGCTCGATCTGTTCGGCTCGTTCCTGACCGCCGGCGACCACAAGGCGCGCATGGACACCATGCTCTACGGCACCGACAACGAAGCCGCCGGCATCCGCGCGGCCAGGCGTCTCGGTTCCGGCTATCTGGCGCTCGCCAAGGCGCGCATCGCGGCCAACCGCAAGGGCTCGAACCTGCGCGCGCTACTCGAAGAGGTGCCGCGCGAACTCTCCGGCGACACCGGCTATTTGTTCGCCAAGATCCAGCTGCTCCGCCGCGAGGAGAAGTTCACCGAAGCCGCGCAGCTGATGCTGAGCGCGCCGAAGGACGCCGCGCGGCTCTTCAACGTCGACGAATGGTGGGTCGAGCGCCGCCTGCTGGCGCGCAAGATGATCGACGTCAACGAGTTTCGCACCGCCTATCTGATCGCGCGTGATGCGGCGCTGCCCGCCCGCGACATCTACAAGACCGAGCAGGAATTCACCTCGGGCTGGATCGCGCTGCGCTTTCTCAACGACCCCGCCCTCGCCGCCCAGCATTTCGCGCGGATCGGCGTCGGCAGCGCCAACCCGACCGCGCTGGCGCGTGCCGGTTATTGGCAGGGCCGCGCCGCGGAGGCCGCCGGCCGCGGCCAGGAGGCGCGCGCCGCCTACGCACGCGCAGCCGAGCAGTCGACCAGCTATTACGGCCAGCTCGCGCGCGCCAAGCTCGGCCTGCCGCAGATCGAATTGAACAGCGCGCCGCGCGGCCGCGGCGCCGACCGCCTGGAAATCGTGCGCGCGGTCGGGCTGCTCTACGAAATCGACGCGCGCGAGCTCGCGATCCCGATCTTCGGCGACATGGGCGACAATGGCGATCCGGAAGCGCTCGCCGGGCTCGGCGAGCTCACCGCGCGCCATGGCGATGCCCGCGGCATGCTGCTGATGGGCAAGGCCGCGCTCAATCGCGGACTGCCGTTCGACCACTACGCCTACCCGGTGAACGGCATTCCATCGTTCCGCCAGGTCGGACCGGAGGTCGAGCAGAGCGTCGTCTACGCGATTGCGCGCCAGGAGAGCGCGTTCAATCCGGCGGTGGTGTCGCCGGCCCAGGCCTACGGCCTGATGCAGGTGACGCCGGACGCCGGACGCTATGTCTGCAAGCGCGCCGGTATCGGCTTCGACCTCAACCGGATGAAGACCGACCCGGTCTACAACGCGATGCTCGGCGCGGCCGAGCTCGGCGGCCTGCTCGAGGACTATCGCGGCTCCTACATCCTGACCTTCGCCGCCTACAATGCCGGCCGCGGCAGCGTGAAGAAGTGGATCGAGCGCTACGGCGACCCGCGCGATCCCAAGGTCGACGCGGTCGACTGGGTCGAGCTGATTCCGTTCTCGGAGACGCGGAACTACGTCCAGCGGATCATGGAGAACCTGCAGGTCTACCGCGCCCGCTTCGGCGGCGGCACCAGATTGCAGATCGACGCCGACCTGCGCCGCGGCGCCAGCGTGGAATGA
- a CDS encoding DUF3606 domain-containing protein, translating into MSTQCRNIASNMSFVSQVSMNKRRQTYSRNSLDLRDKVQVKVLRKRLKVSDQQFASIVRKSGPSIAAITKEAKVT; encoded by the coding sequence ATGTCGACGCAATGCCGCAACATCGCGAGCAACATGTCCTTTGTGAGCCAAGTTTCCATGAACAAGCGCAGGCAAACCTATTCTCGCAATTCGCTGGATCTGCGCGACAAGGTCCAGGTCAAAGTATTGAGGAAGCGCCTCAAGGTCTCCGATCAACAGTTTGCTTCAATCGTTCGAAAATCGGGCCCCTCGATTGCCGCTATCACCAAGGAAGCAAAGGTGACCTGA
- a CDS encoding DMT family transporter: protein MLKKNAALLYPFVAIVLWAGNVIVSRLSAHTIGPQAITFYRLLVAVLLMSPFVARAAWRNRRAIWPHLGPLAILGFLAMCLFQSLSYLAAETTTATNMAVFTALTPLLTVALSAALLGEQPTLGMVCGAPLSFAGLVYLVSGGELSSLLQNGVHAGDALMLLAAIVYALYGVLLKRWNLPITGWQSTYMQALCALAVMFPAFLATPAPLRQVNAETWPLIVYAGALASVVLPFLWIRGVAQLGPNRCAIFMNLLPVLTAAAGIVLLGEPVRTFHVIGGGLALLGVACAQAFPRPLLRAQRA from the coding sequence ATGCTCAAGAAGAATGCTGCACTTCTCTATCCCTTCGTTGCCATCGTGCTATGGGCCGGCAACGTCATTGTCTCGCGTCTGTCGGCCCACACGATCGGTCCGCAGGCGATCACCTTCTATCGCCTGCTGGTCGCGGTGCTGCTGATGTCTCCGTTCGTGGCACGCGCCGCCTGGCGCAATCGCCGCGCGATCTGGCCGCATCTCGGGCCGCTCGCGATCCTTGGCTTCCTTGCGATGTGCCTGTTCCAGAGCCTGTCGTATCTCGCCGCCGAGACCACGACTGCGACCAACATGGCCGTGTTCACCGCACTGACGCCGCTACTGACGGTCGCGCTCAGCGCCGCGCTGCTCGGCGAGCAGCCGACGCTTGGCATGGTCTGCGGCGCGCCGCTGTCGTTCGCAGGCCTCGTCTATCTCGTCAGCGGCGGCGAATTGTCGTCGCTGCTGCAGAACGGCGTGCATGCTGGCGACGCACTGATGCTGCTCGCCGCGATCGTCTACGCGCTGTACGGCGTGCTCCTGAAGCGCTGGAATTTGCCGATCACCGGATGGCAATCGACCTACATGCAGGCGCTGTGCGCGCTGGCCGTGATGTTTCCCGCCTTCCTCGCGACGCCGGCGCCGTTGCGGCAGGTCAACGCCGAGACCTGGCCGCTGATCGTCTATGCCGGCGCGCTGGCCTCGGTGGTGCTGCCGTTCCTGTGGATCCGCGGGGTCGCGCAGCTTGGCCCGAACCGCTGCGCGATCTTCATGAACCTGTTGCCGGTGCTGACGGCCGCGGCCGGGATCGTGCTGCTGGGTGAGCCGGTCAGGACGTTTCACGTCATCGGCGGCGGCCTCGCACTGCTCGGCGTCGCCTGCGCGCAGGCCTTTCCGCGGCCGCTGTTGCGCGCGCAGCGTGCCTGA
- a CDS encoding AraC family transcriptional regulator, whose product MLDELITRHLDYHATARPMAAMEIDYPSGTSTGLHAHPRGQLLYAIEGVMIVRCAEGTWVVPPNRAVWLVAGLAHEVRMCGAVKIRTVFVDSDAAPNLPQTSCVFTVSPLLRELFVAAMGVPLDYAPATSDERLMRVLLDQLREIDVLPLHLPMPRDERLARICAALVARPDDASTAEHWARRLKLTSKTIHRLFPRETGMTFGEWRQQARLLFALERLARGARVVDVALDAGYASQSAFTAMFRKHFGVPPNAFYR is encoded by the coding sequence GTGTTGGACGAGCTGATCACACGGCACCTCGATTATCACGCCACGGCGCGGCCGATGGCGGCGATGGAAATCGACTATCCGAGCGGCACATCGACCGGCCTGCATGCGCATCCGCGCGGCCAGCTGCTCTATGCGATCGAGGGCGTGATGATCGTGCGCTGCGCCGAGGGCACCTGGGTGGTGCCGCCCAATCGCGCGGTGTGGCTGGTGGCCGGTCTCGCGCACGAGGTCCGGATGTGCGGGGCGGTCAAGATCCGCACTGTGTTCGTGGACAGCGACGCGGCTCCCAATCTGCCGCAGACCAGCTGCGTGTTCACGGTCTCGCCGCTGCTGCGCGAATTGTTCGTCGCCGCGATGGGTGTGCCGCTGGATTATGCGCCTGCGACGTCCGACGAGCGCCTGATGCGCGTGCTGCTCGACCAGCTGCGCGAAATCGATGTGCTACCGCTGCATCTGCCGATGCCGCGCGACGAAAGGCTCGCGCGGATCTGCGCGGCGCTGGTGGCCCGCCCCGACGACGCCTCCACCGCCGAGCACTGGGCGCGCCGGCTGAAGCTGACGTCGAAGACGATCCATCGTCTGTTCCCGCGCGAAACCGGCATGACGTTCGGCGAGTGGCGTCAGCAGGCCCGCTTGCTGTTCGCGCTGGAACGCCTCGCGCGCGGCGCGCGGGTGGTCGATGTCGCGCTCGATGCCGGCTATGCCAGCCAGAGCGCCTTCACCGCGATGTTCCGCAAGCATTTTGGTGTGCCGCCGAACGCGTTCTATCGGTAG
- the gcvA gene encoding transcriptional regulator GcvA, protein MESRLPPLNALKAFESAARHLSVKLAAEELCVTPGAVSQMLKTLEAHLGVKLFERVPRGIYLTDAGRDYLPSIRNAFRQIAEASRRVAASVDVGTLTVSVTPFFASAWLVPRMASFQGAHPEIDLQIVTSNTLVDFSRSGIDVAVRHGLGRYPGLRSDRVVTVEMVAVASPSLVARLGRPASPTELAGWPQVHDADRKGWSLWFQANGITEVRTPRGPSFDDSGLLLKAVLTGQGAGLLPAAMVANEIESGELIQLLDTAHLEEFAYYLVCPDNRQGLPKIAAFREWILGPVAQSVPAER, encoded by the coding sequence ATGGAGAGCCGGCTTCCACCCCTGAACGCGCTCAAGGCGTTCGAGTCCGCCGCCCGCCATCTCTCGGTGAAGCTCGCGGCCGAGGAGCTGTGCGTGACGCCGGGTGCAGTCAGCCAGATGCTCAAGACGCTGGAAGCCCATCTCGGCGTCAAGCTGTTCGAGCGGGTGCCGCGGGGCATCTATCTCACCGACGCCGGGCGCGACTATCTGCCGTCGATCCGCAATGCGTTTCGCCAGATCGCGGAGGCCTCGCGCCGCGTTGCTGCGTCGGTCGACGTCGGTACGCTGACGGTGAGCGTCACGCCGTTCTTTGCGTCGGCCTGGCTGGTGCCGCGCATGGCGTCGTTTCAGGGCGCGCATCCCGAGATCGATCTGCAGATCGTCACCAGCAACACGCTGGTCGATTTCTCGCGCAGCGGAATCGACGTCGCGGTGCGCCACGGCCTCGGCCGCTATCCGGGGCTGCGCAGCGACCGCGTCGTCACGGTCGAGATGGTGGCGGTCGCCTCGCCGTCGCTGGTTGCGCGTCTCGGGCGGCCCGCATCTCCCACAGAGCTTGCGGGCTGGCCGCAGGTGCATGATGCCGATCGCAAGGGGTGGAGCCTGTGGTTTCAGGCCAACGGCATCACGGAGGTGCGCACACCGCGTGGTCCCTCGTTCGACGACAGCGGTCTGCTCCTGAAAGCCGTGCTGACCGGCCAGGGCGCAGGCCTGCTGCCGGCGGCGATGGTCGCAAACGAGATCGAGAGCGGCGAGCTGATCCAGTTGCTTGACACCGCGCATCTGGAGGAGTTCGCCTACTATCTCGTCTGCCCCGACAACCGGCAGGGGCTTCCGAAGATCGCGGCGTTCAGGGAATGGATATTGGGGCCGGTGGCGCAGTCAGTGCCTGCGGAGCGCTAG
- a CDS encoding PaaI family thioesterase: protein MTEVPNRLALHGTGAGSDIRQRVDRINASQAGSLPGLLDFQWLEAERGLIRGRFEIAAKHFSPHGLLHGASIVALADSACGFGCLASLPDGAIGFATGELKTNFIGAAREGGVSCEARLVHAGRTTQVWDAEIRREATGEAIALFRCTQMLLYPPAKAGGGASQGERS from the coding sequence ATGACCGAGGTCCCAAATAGACTCGCCCTGCACGGGACCGGTGCAGGCAGCGATATCCGCCAACGCGTCGACCGCATCAACGCGTCGCAAGCCGGCAGCCTGCCCGGCCTGCTGGACTTTCAATGGCTCGAAGCCGAACGCGGCCTCATCCGCGGCCGCTTCGAGATTGCCGCGAAGCACTTCTCGCCGCACGGGCTCTTGCACGGCGCAAGCATCGTCGCGCTGGCGGATAGCGCCTGCGGATTCGGCTGCCTCGCCTCCCTGCCGGACGGCGCGATTGGCTTCGCGACCGGCGAGTTGAAGACGAACTTCATCGGCGCCGCGCGCGAAGGCGGCGTCAGCTGCGAGGCGCGCCTCGTTCATGCCGGGCGCACGACCCAGGTGTGGGATGCCGAGATCCGCCGCGAGGCGACCGGCGAGGCCATCGCCCTGTTTCGCTGCACGCAGATGCTGCTCTATCCGCCGGCCAAGGCGGGCGGCGGCGCATCACAGGGAGAACGATCATGA
- a CDS encoding MFS transporter, producing MRNAVMHAGYRRAKPFYGWYVVAAAFVVTLVGFGSAYTFSSFVESLQREFGASRGSVSLVFSFAGFLYFGLGIVSGPLADRWGARRLAGLGMALVGLGMVLAGQAQTILQVYAAYSIGIGAGVGCAYVPTLGAVQRWFVRRRGFASGLAVSGIGVGTLVMPPLATWLITSLGWREAYVVLGVVAAVAGIGASLLIADDPRRHGTGPDGDPLEAVSGAPLRQGVSIRGAVKTARFAGLYAACLISAFGVFVPFVHLVPFAVDHQVAPTLAVLLLGMIGVGSTAGRFFLGGIADRVGRDAFLIAMYLGMAVSLAIWAIAGSFWSLTVFALLFGLFYGGWVAILPAVVTDHFGGRNVGGIIGILYTSVAVGTLLGPSAAGFAFDVSHSYFIPVAISAAANLVAAVIAVATMRTASPMASVAQR from the coding sequence ATGAGGAACGCCGTCATGCACGCCGGTTATCGGAGAGCAAAGCCGTTCTATGGCTGGTATGTCGTCGCAGCCGCCTTCGTCGTGACGCTCGTCGGCTTCGGCAGCGCCTACACGTTCTCGTCCTTTGTCGAGTCGTTGCAGCGGGAGTTCGGCGCCTCGCGCGGCTCGGTCTCGCTGGTGTTCTCGTTCGCGGGCTTCCTGTATTTCGGACTCGGCATCGTCTCCGGCCCGCTTGCCGACCGCTGGGGCGCCCGCAGGCTCGCTGGCCTCGGAATGGCGCTGGTCGGTCTCGGCATGGTGCTGGCGGGACAGGCGCAGACCATCCTCCAGGTCTATGCCGCCTACAGCATCGGCATCGGTGCCGGCGTCGGTTGCGCATACGTTCCGACCTTGGGCGCCGTGCAACGCTGGTTCGTCAGGCGACGCGGTTTTGCGTCAGGCCTCGCCGTCAGCGGGATCGGGGTCGGGACACTGGTGATGCCGCCGCTCGCGACCTGGCTGATCACGAGCCTCGGCTGGCGCGAAGCCTACGTCGTGTTGGGCGTCGTCGCTGCCGTCGCCGGGATCGGAGCATCGCTCCTGATCGCCGACGATCCGCGCCGCCATGGCACCGGACCGGATGGCGATCCGCTCGAAGCAGTCTCGGGCGCGCCGCTCCGTCAGGGCGTCTCGATCCGCGGCGCGGTCAAGACCGCCCGCTTCGCCGGGCTCTATGCGGCCTGCCTGATCAGCGCGTTCGGGGTGTTCGTGCCCTTCGTGCACCTGGTGCCCTTTGCCGTCGACCATCAGGTCGCGCCGACGCTTGCCGTGCTGCTGCTCGGAATGATCGGCGTCGGCAGCACCGCCGGCCGGTTCTTCCTCGGCGGCATCGCCGATCGGGTCGGCCGCGATGCGTTCCTGATTGCGATGTATCTCGGCATGGCCGTCTCGCTGGCGATCTGGGCAATCGCCGGCAGCTTCTGGTCGCTCACGGTCTTTGCGCTGCTGTTCGGTTTGTTCTATGGCGGCTGGGTGGCGATCCTGCCTGCTGTGGTCACCGACCATTTCGGCGGCCGCAATGTCGGCGGCATCATCGGCATCCTCTACACCAGCGTCGCCGTCGGCACGCTGCTGGGCCCGAGCGCTGCCGGCTTTGCGTTCGACGTCAGCCACAGCTATTTCATCCCGGTGGCGATCAGCGCAGCCGCCAACCTCGTCGCCGCCGTCATCGCCGTCGCGACGATGCGAACGGCCTCGCCGATGGCTTCAGTCGCGCAGAGGTGA
- a CDS encoding AraC family transcriptional regulator, translated as MITRFAMTNAWNYRRATNDDIVELAAWRGAGSLALRPHFHDENQIVLVLSGSRAFRIDDATVTVPAGHAALIPAGMLHTPMATPGAEMVCLNAYVPAGRACSSLRIINVGDRWRSIDEISPKHIGEIANDTLSREPSRPAGCIDSAKLGTALTESVEPIGEIAASFGRSREGFSRMVRRELGVAPHTFRLLARLNLARQLLRAGEPIAAVAADAGFSDQSHLTRLFRHTFGTTPGVYWRD; from the coding sequence GTGATCACCCGGTTCGCCATGACCAACGCCTGGAACTACCGGCGCGCCACCAACGACGACATCGTCGAGCTGGCGGCGTGGCGCGGTGCCGGCTCGCTCGCCCTCAGGCCGCACTTCCATGACGAGAACCAAATCGTGCTGGTGCTGTCGGGATCGCGCGCCTTTCGCATCGACGACGCGACCGTCACGGTGCCGGCGGGCCATGCCGCGCTCATCCCGGCGGGAATGCTGCATACACCGATGGCGACACCGGGCGCGGAGATGGTTTGCCTGAATGCCTATGTTCCGGCGGGCCGCGCCTGCTCGTCGCTCCGGATCATCAATGTCGGGGACCGCTGGCGGAGCATCGACGAGATATCGCCCAAGCATATCGGCGAGATCGCCAACGACACGCTGTCGCGCGAGCCGTCACGCCCGGCCGGGTGCATCGACAGTGCGAAGCTCGGTACCGCCTTGACGGAGAGCGTCGAGCCGATCGGCGAGATTGCCGCCAGCTTCGGGCGAAGCCGCGAAGGGTTCAGCCGCATGGTGAGGCGCGAGCTCGGCGTCGCGCCGCATACCTTCCGCCTGCTCGCCCGGCTCAATCTTGCCCGACAGTTGCTGCGCGCCGGCGAGCCGATCGCAGCCGTTGCGGCGGATGCGGGCTTTTCCGACCAGAGCCATCTCACCCGCCTGTTCCGCCACACCTTCGGCACGACGCCGGGCGTCTACTGGCGCGATTGA